The genomic region TACTCACTTATTGAGGAAGAGATCCTGCCCTCAATTTTAGATAGCAAAATAAGCTCATCTGCGTCGATATCTTCTTGCGGTACACCCTCGAAATAAGTGTATGTCATCTGGCAATGCGGAGAATATACCCTCACAACGAGGACGACCATGTCCGTTCTGTGAGACAGCAATGATTCATCGACACTGTAAGTACGTCTGTCCTGAGCATGGTGTCGTGTATGATTGTAGCGATACGTTCTGGTAAGAATGCTATCCGTGCTTGTGTGTTCTATCACTGATACGTATCCAATCAGTAATTATTGCATTATTGAACTATGTTATGACAGCAATTGACCTATTGGATAATAAATTAACTTTCGATACGGTTTTTCATAGATATATATGATTTGATTTTGACTCGGCACTAACTGTTATGTCGCTTGGGTCCCTAGGTACAACGACGAATGAGTGGTCGGATGACCTGTCGAGATATGCAATTGCGTGACCCGTAATAATGGTCAGACACGAACAAATCGAACGGAGCAAGGCGATTCAAAAGCGCACGGGAAAGACATTTCACCTCGCGACACGGGTGCTCCCAGAGCGCGTTCGACATGCCACATACGTTCTGTACGCGTTCTTTCGCGTTGCAGATGAGGTGGTCGACGCCACCGATGCTGCTCCTCCACCACAACAACGCGAACGCTTAGCAGAGCTTCGACGGCAGGCACTTGGCAAAGAGTCGACGGATGATCCAGTGCTCTCAGCGTTTGCTGAACTGTGTGAGAGTTATGAGATCCCAAATGAGGACGTGAATGTATTTATTGATGCGATGTTGGCAGACGTCGATACAGATCAATATGAGACTTATGACGATCTTGAGACCTACATGGATGGCTCTGCTGCCGCCGTCGGGCGGATGATGACGGCAATCATGGATACTGAGAACGCTGAGACAGCACTTCCACACGCTACAGCACTTGGTGAGGCATTCCAAATGTCGAACTTTCTTCGAGATGTTGGTGAAGACGTCAAAGAGCGGGATCGAGTCTACCTACCACAAGAGACCTTACGTCAATATGATGTCTCGACAGCACAGATTCTAAATCTTGAATTCGACGAGAATGTCCGAGCAGTAATACAACATGAACAACAGCGGACAGAGGCGCTCTATCGCGAAGGGGTGAAAGGAATTCAATACCTCCCAGAAGACTGTCAGCTTGCTGTATTACTGGCTGCAGTCTTATACGCAGACCATCATCGTGCCATTGAGCGTGTTGATTATGATGTACTCTCAAGAACACCATCATTATCAACGCCACGCAAACTTTGGTTATTATTGAAGACACGGATGTATTGGACACTGACGCCTGATCCTGTCACTGTGTTTCGACGGGTGAGCGTGGTGCCGTATCCTGATGAGTACGACGACGTTGATGAGACAGACTCAGATGCACGTCATGATCGTGAACCTAATCGTGGATGGTCAATTGGGACGGAATTTGTCACTCAACGTTTCTCGAATCTTGTTCGACATTTCACACGCGGTGAGTGATGATAAAATATAGATAGTGGATTTAATTATCATATCATAATCATCAATCATGAAGATTAGCTATGATTACATATCCGTCGACAGATGTTGATATGTGACTTTTCTAGTGTCACTGAAACAGAAAATGACCAGATATGCTGATATGATAGAACAAACAGAGGATCGTAACATCTGGTCGGTTCCATCCGGTGGCTATACCCTCAGTTGTGGGCGGAAATCAATAGTGAGAGTAGATCTATTGTCATTGTATATTCGCATTATCATGACATTGAATATAATATATTGTTTTTAATGTATAATTTATGTATTTATCACGGGCTCAAAAGATCTGTATCAAATCGCTCTGCTCGGAGAAGACCAATCGCAAAGATAATCGCAAATACAGTCGGGATGTAGTTACCAAACCACGCGTTGATACCACCCCAGAGAATGATGAATGAGACAAGGTCATCAAGCATGAATGCACATTCATTGACGCGTTGAAGCAGGGCATGACGGTCATACCCAAAGTCAAGTGCAACCACGGCAATTGTCGCAGAGAGAACCCATCCAACGT from Haloquadratum walsbyi C23 harbors:
- a CDS encoding HVO_2523 family zinc finger protein, producing MSSGNAENIPSQRGRPCPFCETAMIHRHCKYVCPEHGVVYDCSDTFW
- a CDS encoding phytoene/squalene synthase family protein, whose protein sequence is MVRHEQIERSKAIQKRTGKTFHLATRVLPERVRHATYVLYAFFRVADEVVDATDAAPPPQQRERLAELRRQALGKESTDDPVLSAFAELCESYEIPNEDVNVFIDAMLADVDTDQYETYDDLETYMDGSAAAVGRMMTAIMDTENAETALPHATALGEAFQMSNFLRDVGEDVKERDRVYLPQETLRQYDVSTAQILNLEFDENVRAVIQHEQQRTEALYREGVKGIQYLPEDCQLAVLLAAVLYADHHRAIERVDYDVLSRTPSLSTPRKLWLLLKTRMYWTLTPDPVTVFRRVSVVPYPDEYDDVDETDSDARHDREPNRGWSIGTEFVTQRFSNLVRHFTRGE